A genome region from Chengkuizengella sp. SCS-71B includes the following:
- the aroC gene encoding chorismate synthase, with protein sequence MRYLTAGETHGPQLTAIIEGMPSNLKINFEEINRELQRRQKGYGRGRRMQIEKDAANIVGGVRHGKSTGAPIALVVENKDWTHWTTVMNIEPIEGSDEEKRRVHRPRPGHADLNGGLKYNHKDLRNVLERSSARETAARVAVGAVAKQFLAEFGIKVAGQVIRIGEVEAQVENLPIDELIRVTEESPVRVVDKEAEAKMIAHIDQVKKEGDSIGGIVECIVEGVPIGLGSHVQWDRKLDGRIAQAVVSINAFKGCEIGIGFEAGSIRGSEVHDEILYTPDKGYHRKTNRLGGFEGGMTNGEPIVVRGVMKPIPTLYKPLASVDIDTKEPFTAQVERSDSCAVPAASVVMEHVVAWELACALMEKFGGDSIEEIRKNINNYLEQLERY encoded by the coding sequence GTGAGATATTTAACAGCTGGTGAAACACATGGACCTCAGTTAACTGCAATTATTGAAGGTATGCCAAGTAATTTGAAAATTAATTTTGAAGAAATAAATAGAGAGTTGCAGCGACGTCAAAAGGGGTATGGACGCGGTAGAAGAATGCAGATTGAGAAGGATGCAGCAAACATAGTAGGTGGAGTAAGACATGGAAAATCTACAGGAGCTCCAATTGCACTAGTTGTAGAAAATAAAGACTGGACACATTGGACTACTGTGATGAATATAGAACCTATTGAAGGATCAGACGAAGAAAAAAGACGCGTGCACAGACCTCGTCCAGGACATGCAGATCTTAACGGAGGTTTAAAATATAATCATAAAGATTTAAGAAATGTACTTGAACGTTCCAGCGCTAGGGAAACGGCAGCAAGAGTAGCAGTAGGTGCAGTTGCAAAACAATTTCTTGCTGAATTCGGAATCAAAGTTGCTGGTCAAGTCATTCGTATAGGAGAAGTAGAAGCACAGGTTGAAAATCTTCCAATTGATGAATTAATCCGTGTCACAGAAGAATCTCCAGTAAGAGTAGTAGATAAAGAAGCTGAAGCAAAAATGATAGCCCATATTGATCAAGTGAAAAAAGAAGGAGATTCCATTGGCGGTATTGTGGAGTGCATCGTAGAAGGTGTTCCGATAGGTCTTGGCAGTCATGTTCAGTGGGACCGGAAATTAGATGGAAGAATTGCTCAAGCAGTAGTATCCATCAATGCTTTTAAAGGCTGTGAGATTGGGATAGGATTTGAAGCAGGCTCAATTCGAGGCTCAGAAGTGCATGATGAAATTTTATATACCCCAGATAAAGGGTATCATCGTAAAACGAATCGTTTAGGTGGATTTGAAGGCGGCATGACAAATGGCGAACCTATTGTTGTTAGGGGAGTAATGAAACCCATTCCCACATTATACAAACCTTTAGCAAGTGTAGATATCGATACAAAAGAACCATTTACTGCTCAAGTTGAACGTTCTGACAGCTGTGCTGTGCCAGCTGCTAGTGTTGTGATGGAACATGTTGTCGCATGGGAACTAGCATGTGCATTAATGGAAAAATTCGGTGGAGACTCCATAGAAGAGATTCGTAAAAATATAAATAATTATTTAGAGCAGCTGGAGCGTTACTAA
- the aroB gene encoding 3-dehydroquinate synthase, which yields MKQLVVDLGDRSYPIYIGNGILDRISTYFGKHQINPRSPLMIITDDNIAPLHLKKVKEPLQESGYKVCEYIVPSGETSKSLSMLEKIVGVALDEGLDRKSSIIALGGGVVGDLAGFVAASFMRGIPFVQIPTTILAHDSSVGGKVAVNHPMAKNIIGAFHQPQMVLYDTSTLRTLPVREIKAGLSEVIKHGLIWDAKFAEWNYTNAEKLLTLDAESLEYALYNGCKIKAQVVSEDERENGLRAILNFGHTIGHALEAVSNYNELLHGEAISIGMVGAAKLSVHLGYPEQIYIETKSVLKKYGLPTQIPNHLNVDEIMEAMLHDKKFSEGQVVFTILKDIGEAHIQRGISIDLIREIVEHLRLEG from the coding sequence ATGAAACAATTAGTTGTTGATTTAGGCGATCGTTCTTACCCAATATATATCGGTAATGGCATTTTAGATCGAATTAGTACTTATTTCGGGAAGCATCAGATTAACCCTCGCTCTCCACTTATGATTATTACAGATGACAATATTGCTCCTCTACATTTAAAGAAAGTAAAGGAGCCATTGCAGGAGAGTGGTTATAAAGTTTGCGAATATATCGTTCCATCTGGTGAAACTTCTAAATCTTTATCTATGTTAGAAAAAATTGTTGGGGTTGCTTTAGATGAAGGCTTAGATCGAAAATCTTCTATAATTGCTTTAGGTGGTGGAGTGGTCGGAGATTTAGCTGGATTTGTAGCTGCTAGTTTTATGAGAGGTATTCCTTTTGTACAAATTCCAACAACAATTCTTGCTCATGATAGCAGTGTTGGGGGAAAGGTTGCAGTAAACCACCCGATGGCAAAAAATATTATTGGAGCTTTCCATCAACCTCAAATGGTTCTATATGATACTTCAACTTTAAGAACACTACCTGTAAGAGAAATAAAAGCAGGTTTATCAGAAGTAATAAAACATGGTCTCATCTGGGATGCAAAATTTGCTGAATGGAATTACACGAATGCAGAAAAATTGTTAACATTAGATGCTGAATCACTAGAGTATGCATTATATAATGGATGTAAAATAAAAGCTCAAGTTGTATCTGAAGATGAACGTGAAAATGGATTAAGAGCGATACTTAACTTCGGACATACGATCGGACATGCTTTAGAAGCGGTATCGAACTACAACGAACTTTTACACGGTGAAGCGATATCGATTGGCATGGTTGGTGCGGCAAAGTTATCTGTTCATCTTGGATATCCAGAGCAAATTTACATTGAAACAAAATCTGTATTGAAAAAATATGGTTTACCTACTCAAATTCCAAACCATTTAAATGTGGACGAGATTATGGAAGCTATGTTACATGATAAAAAATTTAGTGAAGGACAAGTTGTATTTACAATATTAAAAGATATTGGAGAAGCGCATATTCAAAGAGGAATATCCATAGATTTGATTAGAGAGATAGTTGAGCACTTAAGATTGGAGGGATAA